The following are encoded together in the Glycine soja cultivar W05 chromosome 5, ASM419377v2, whole genome shotgun sequence genome:
- the LOC114411614 gene encoding uncharacterized protein LOC114411614 — KLAATEFSDYALVWWNKLQKERARNEEPMVDTWTEMKKIMRKRYVPASYSRDLKFKLQKLTQGNKGVEEYFKEMDVLMIQANIEEDEEVTMARFLNGLTNDIRDIVELQEFVEMDDLLHKAIQVEQQLKRKGVAKRSFTNFGSSSWKDKGKKDGAATSSSSTPIPSKTRSKSQEEPSKRSRDVKCFKCQGLGHYAYECPNKRSMVLRDGEYISESDVEEEEESEYVEEEETPEGDLLMIRRLLGGQLKHEEESQRENIFHTRCLINGKVCMVIIDGGSCTNVASARLVSKLNLATKPHPRPYKLQWLSKDGEVQVRQQVEVDVSIGKYNDKVLCDVVPMEASHLLLGRPWQFDKRDFQDMFPPNVPNGLPPLRGIEHQIDLIPGASLPNRPAYRSNPQETKEIQRQVDELISKGWVRDSISPCAVPVILVPKKDGTWRFVVSSKGVQVDEEKVRAIQEWPTPKSVTEVRSFHGLASFYRRFVKDFSTLAAPLNEVLKKNVGFKWGEKQEEAFNVLKQKLTNAPILALPNFQKSFEIECDASNVGIGAVLMQEGHPIAYFSEKLSGPTLNYSTYDKELYALVRALKTWQHYLYPKEFVIHSDHESLKYIKGQGKLNKRHAKWVEFLEQFPYVIKHKKGKGNIVADALSRRHEGFLFKENKLCVPKCSTRNLLVCEAHEGGLMGHFGVQKTLETLQEHFYWPHMKKDVQKFCEHCIVCKKAKSKVKPHGLYTPLPIPEYPWIDLSMDFVLGLPKTSNGRDSIFVVVDRFSKMAHFIPCKKVDDASHVADLFFKEIVRLHGLPRSIVSDRDSKFLSHFWRTLWSKLGTKLLFSTTCHPQTDGQTEVVNRTLGTLLRTVLRKNLKTWEACLPHVEFAYNRAVHSTTNCSPFEVVYGFNPLTPLDLLPMPNVSVHMRKERFPEQRKSKLQPRGDGPFQVLERINDNAYKVELPDGESDLRTNPSQEGE, encoded by the exons aagcttgccgccacggagttttccgactatgctcttgtgtggtggaacaagctacaaaaggagagagcaagaaatgaagagccaatggttgatacatggacggagatgaaaaagatcatgaggaagcggtatgtgccggctagttactcaagggacttgaaattcaagctccaaaaactaacccaaggcaacaagggggttgaggagtatttcaaggaaatggatgtgctcatgattcaagcaaatattgaagaagatgaggaggtaactatggctcgatttcttaatggtttgactaatgatatccgtgatattgttgagctgcaggagtttgttgaaatggatgatttgcttcacaaagcaatccaagtggagcaacaattaaaaaggaagggagtggctaagaggagttttaccaactttggttcttctagttggaaagacaaaggtaagaaagatggggctgctacttctagtagttccacacctatcccatcaaaaactcgctcaaagtcccaagaggaaccctctaaaaggagtagagatgtgaagtgtttcaagtgccaaggcctaggacactatgcttatgagtgccctaacaaaaggtccatggttcttagagatggagaatatataagtgaatctgatgttgaagaggaagaggagagtgagtacgtagaggaagaggagactccggagggagatttgttgatgattaggcggttacttggtggtcaattgaagcatgaggaggagagccaaagagaaaacatctttcacactagatgtttaatcaatggcaaggtgtgcatggtgatcattgatggaggtagttgcaccaatgtggctagtgctagattagtgtcaaagctaaatttagctactaaaccacatcctaggccatacaaacttcaatggcttagtaaggatggggaggtgcaagtgaggcagcaagtggaagtggacgtttccattgggaaatacaatgataaggtactttgtgatgttgttcctatggaggccagtcacttacttttggggagaccatggcaatttgataaaaga gattttcaagacatgtttccaccaaatgtgccaaatggactaccacctttgaggggaattgagcatcaaattgatctcattccgggagcttctttgcccaataggccagcctatagaagtaatccacaagaaaccaaagaaattcaaagacaagtggatgaactcattagcaaaggttgggtaagagatagtataagtccttgtgctgtcccagtgattttggtccctaaaaaggatgggacatggc gttttgttgtgagttcaaaaggagtgcaagttgatgaggagaaggttagggctattcaagaatggcctacacctaagtctgtgaccgaggtgaggagttttcatggcttagcaagtttttatagacgatttgtgaaggattttagcacattggcagcacctctcaatgaagtgctcaagaaaaatgttggtttcaaatggggagagaaacaagaagaagctttcaatgttcttaagcaaaagctaactaatgcccccatacttgcgttgccaaactttcaaaaatcttttgaaattgagtgtgatgcttcaaatgttgggattggggctgtgttgatgcaagaaggccatccaattgcttattttagtgaaaagttaagtggtcctacccttaactattcaacttatgataaggagttgtatgccttagtacgggctttgaaaacatggcaacactacctttatcccaaggaatttgtcattcatagtgaccatgagtccctcaaatatatcaaggggcaaggcaagcttaacaaaaggcatgcgaagtgggtggaattcctagagcaattcccttatgttatcaaacataaaaagggaaaaggtaatattgtagccgatgctctttctcggcgtc atgaaggctttcttttcaaagaaaacaaattgtgtgtgcctaaatgttctactagaaatttgcttgtttgtgaagcacatgaaggaggtttaatggggcattttggggtccaaaagactctagaaacattacaagaacatttttattggcctcatatgaaaaaggatgtgcagaaattttgtgaacattgcattgtatgtaaaaaggcaaagtctaaggtaaagcctcatggattgtatactccattgccaattccggagtatccttggattgatttatccatggattttgttttggggctgccaaaaacaagcaatggtagagattccatttttgtggttgttgataggttttctaaaatggctcattttattccatgtaaaaaagttgatgatgcttcccatgtggctgatttgtttttcaaggagattgtgagactccatggtttgccaaggagcattgttagtgatagggactctaagttcctaagccatttttggaggactttgtggagcaagttgggcactaaattgttattttcaaccacttgtcacccacaaaccgatgggcaaacggaagttgttaataggactttgggaactttgcttaggacagttttgaggaagaacttaaaaacttgggaagcttgtttaccccatgttgaatttgcttacaatagagctgttcatagcaccactaattgttctccttttgaagttgtttatggttttaacccactaactcctcttgatcttttgcctatgcctaatgtttc ggtgcacatgagaaaagaaaggtttccggaacaaaggaaatcaaagcttcaaccaaggggagatggaccatttcaagtgcttgaaagaatcaatgacaatgcttacaaagttgagctgcccg atggagaatccgatttgaggacaaatccttctcaagagggagag